The following proteins are co-located in the Bathymodiolus thermophilus thioautotrophic gill symbiont genome:
- the rplA gene encoding 50S ribosomal protein L1, with amino-acid sequence MAKLTKKQKQFATKIEAEKRYAIIEALTLLKECSTAKFDESIDVSVNLGVDANKSDQNVRGAVVLPNGTGKSVRVAVFTQGDNVEKAKAAGADVVGMEDLMKTMQDGDLNYDVVIASPDAMGVVGRLGQVLGPRGLMPNPKVGTVTPDVATAVNNAKAGQVRYRTDKAGIIHAGIGKASFTPEALAENIVALMEALKKAKPSSAKGIYFKRLNVSSTMGPGIGVDITSVEV; translated from the coding sequence ATGGCCAAGTTAACAAAAAAACAAAAACAATTTGCAACAAAAATTGAAGCAGAAAAGCGTTATGCAATCATTGAAGCGCTTACCTTATTAAAGGAATGTTCAACTGCAAAGTTTGACGAATCTATTGATGTTAGTGTCAACCTTGGTGTTGATGCTAATAAATCTGACCAAAATGTGCGTGGTGCAGTGGTCTTACCAAACGGTACTGGAAAATCAGTGCGCGTTGCCGTGTTTACCCAAGGTGACAATGTGGAGAAAGCAAAAGCCGCAGGTGCGGATGTGGTTGGTATGGAAGATTTAATGAAAACCATGCAAGACGGCGATCTAAATTACGATGTGGTTATTGCCTCGCCAGATGCAATGGGTGTTGTTGGTCGCTTAGGACAAGTATTGGGCCCTAGAGGTTTGATGCCCAATCCTAAAGTTGGCACAGTAACCCCCGATGTTGCAACTGCGGTGAACAATGCCAAAGCAGGTCAAGTGCGTTACCGTACTGACAAAGCAGGTATTATTCATGCAGGCATTGGTAAAGCATCATTTACACCAGAAGCATTGGCTGAAAATATTGTTGCTTTGATGGAAGCATTGAAAAAAGCCAAGCCTAGTTCAGCCAAAGGTATTTATTTTAAAAGATTAAATGTGTCATCAACAATGGGTCCAGGTATTGGAGTTGATATCACATCGGTTGAGGTTTAA
- a CDS encoding cadherin repeat domain-containing protein, whose translation MNTFNRFIIATLLVLFTSQAFAVKPQITDVKRINPKTVLVTFDQSVKMHSTNLDPNRGVAVNLYSKAAPGSGDADTYYLGDSQANTVFFPIALQNPVDGYSRQIKILFGEDSFKLADESNKASVMLFIGAISFENKKQEQGDQSYRSIVTLSVSYDFAVLSASTFSVDEGVSFTYILYGNDGGASFDLVEGDSSVFQFSGNNNEILDFNGTNTNYESDKKTYIAKIKVSLPAHPGAYYTIVVTINNIFESNIAIVKDQSFGLSTNAPIGTLVGTVAVTGDSANAFNITNNNGLFAITNSGRITNVAILTTPASYALNIEVTGNDSPAVATASVTININPNSEPASINNIDISVDENMNTTVLVISANDTTVPAQTLTYSISGDDQDKFDLVDNTLTFKNPPDYEEKTTYSLTLEVYDTISITYKPIVITILNIKEKTLAIDDSILSVNKNAPVNTVIGNVNATGEIATYAITSGNNDSFFKINNQGSIQLAKSLAQETALSYHFVVKITGNDADDKTAQITINTIIQPTVNLTNRNITLGAAIGEVIGILSTANANSTDLTYSIENNDYFEIIDNKLKIKKVTTTPGTHQITITASNNTQAIATQNFTITIIPTLIISQFTITQDENKGRLIKKSGGNVTVRATASAGTYHWDSELTNNSNNDNIFVFNPNSLDIGTQTIKLKVTIGNAFVERVLQLKLVENYPANWSDTNGNGVSDNKESGDTLNQQLPAGANKKITSLTTGTRLLLGIMGENSGHLTFAQMEQYTRDNHLTTIAKDTSTTGDIYDYVVEGLSVAGASTEVIIELSTAIPAEAELRKYSLTTNSWSNFVTNDNNLFVSKTSATCTDDSPWQTGLIKDATCLKLTIKDGGENDTDGNQANGVIESTISITTPLSITTPVIDNNNSSNGGGGCVYNPNAAARFDIGFVLLMILSAYYFIRRKRCFIH comes from the coding sequence ATGAACACATTTAATCGTTTTATTATCGCCACTTTATTGGTTTTATTTACCTCACAGGCATTTGCCGTCAAGCCACAAATTACAGATGTCAAAAGAATAAACCCCAAGACGGTTCTTGTTACTTTTGACCAATCTGTTAAAATGCATTCAACTAACCTTGACCCTAATCGTGGCGTGGCAGTAAACTTATATTCCAAAGCTGCACCTGGTTCTGGCGATGCCGACACATACTATTTAGGAGATTCTCAGGCTAATACTGTTTTTTTTCCTATAGCACTACAAAACCCAGTTGATGGTTACAGTCGACAGATAAAAATCTTATTTGGAGAGGATAGTTTTAAATTAGCTGACGAGAGTAATAAGGCTTCAGTTATGTTGTTTATTGGTGCTATATCTTTCGAAAACAAAAAACAAGAGCAAGGCGATCAATCGTATCGCAGTATTGTTACGCTTTCTGTTAGTTACGACTTCGCTGTTTTATCCGCTAGTACTTTTAGTGTTGACGAAGGTGTTAGTTTTACTTACATCCTTTATGGCAACGATGGTGGCGCTTCTTTTGACCTTGTTGAAGGTGACAGCAGTGTATTCCAATTCAGCGGTAACAACAACGAAATCTTAGACTTTAACGGCACCAACACTAACTACGAGAGCGACAAAAAAACCTATATCGCCAAAATCAAAGTCTCTCTCCCTGCCCACCCAGGTGCTTATTACACCATTGTCGTTACTATTAACAATATCTTTGAAAGTAATATCGCCATCGTTAAGGATCAATCTTTTGGTTTATCAACTAATGCGCCTATTGGTACATTAGTTGGCACAGTTGCAGTAACAGGAGACAGTGCAAATGCCTTTAACATTACCAATAACAATGGTTTGTTTGCTATCACTAACTCTGGTCGTATTACCAATGTTGCCATATTAACTACACCTGCCTCCTATGCACTCAATATTGAAGTTACTGGTAACGATTCTCCTGCCGTCGCAACCGCCTCAGTAACCATTAATATAAATCCCAACTCAGAGCCTGCCAGTATTAACAACATTGACATTAGTGTTGATGAAAATATGAACACCACAGTTCTTGTTATCAGTGCCAACGATACTACTGTCCCAGCACAAACTCTAACTTACAGTATCTCAGGCGACGATCAAGACAAGTTTGACCTTGTTGACAACACCCTTACCTTTAAAAATCCACCTGACTACGAAGAAAAAACCACCTACAGTCTAACTCTAGAAGTCTATGACACCATCTCCATCACATACAAGCCTATCGTTATCACCATTCTCAACATTAAAGAAAAGACCCTTGCCATTGACGACTCAATCCTATCCGTCAATAAAAACGCACCCGTAAATACTGTTATCGGCAATGTAAATGCCACAGGGGAAATAGCAACCTATGCCATTACTAGCGGTAATAATGACAGTTTTTTTAAAATCAACAACCAGGGAAGTATCCAACTGGCAAAGAGCTTAGCACAAGAAACCGCCTTAAGTTATCACTTTGTAGTAAAAATTACCGGCAACGATGCGGATGACAAAACCGCCCAAATCACCATTAATACCATCATCCAGCCCACTGTCAACCTAACCAACCGCAATATCACACTCGGCGCAGCAATTGGCGAAGTCATAGGTATTTTATCCACCGCCAATGCAAACAGTACCGATTTAACCTACAGCATTGAAAACAATGACTATTTTGAAATCATTGACAATAAGTTAAAAATCAAAAAAGTTACCACCACCCCAGGTACGCACCAAATCACCATTACCGCCAGTAATAACACCCAAGCCATCGCCACACAAAACTTTACCATTACTATAATTCCCACATTAATAATTAGCCAGTTCACCATTACCCAAGATGAAAACAAAGGTCGTCTAATTAAAAAAAGTGGTGGTAATGTTACTGTAAGAGCCACAGCAAGCGCAGGAACCTACCATTGGGATTCTGAACTTACTAATAATAGTAATAACGACAACATATTTGTTTTTAACCCTAATTCTTTGGATATCGGCACCCAAACCATTAAATTAAAAGTTACCATTGGTAATGCCTTTGTAGAAAGAGTGTTACAACTTAAATTGGTTGAAAATTACCCCGCCAATTGGAGCGATACAAATGGCAACGGCGTCTCCGACAACAAAGAATCAGGCGACACCCTTAACCAACAATTACCTGCTGGTGCAAATAAAAAAATCACCAGCCTAACAACAGGCACTAGACTATTGCTAGGCATCATGGGTGAAAACTCTGGACACTTAACCTTTGCTCAAATGGAACAATATACAAGAGATAATCATTTGACTACTATTGCCAAAGACACTTCAACCACTGGCGATATTTACGACTATGTTGTCGAAGGTCTGAGTGTTGCTGGCGCCTCCACTGAAGTAATTATTGAACTCAGTACCGCAATCCCTGCAGAAGCAGAATTACGCAAATACTCACTAACAACTAATAGTTGGTCTAATTTTGTGACTAACGATAACAATCTATTTGTATCCAAAACCAGTGCCACTTGCACCGACGATAGCCCTTGGCAAACTGGATTAATCAAAGACGCAACCTGCCTTAAACTCACCATCAAAGACGGCGGTGAAAACGACACCGATGGCAATCAAGCTAACGGCGTCATTGAAAGCACCATCTCAATAACAACCCCCCTCTCAATAACAACCCCCGTTATCGACAACAACAATAGCAGTAACGGCGGCGGTGGCTGTGTTTACAATCCCAACGCCGCTGCTAGATTTGATATTGGTTTTGTCTTATTGATGATATTAAGTGCTTATTATTTCATTAGAAGAAAGCGTTGTTTTATCCACTAA
- the nusG gene encoding transcription termination/antitermination protein NusG — MSKRWYVLHARSGYEAKVKVAIEESIERENLTDLLSDVMIPTEQVVELKDGQKKTAERKFFPGYMLIHMELTEQSWLAVKNTTNVIGFIGGSSGKPSPITQREVDKIMARVQEGADKPKPKVAYQPGEEILVIDGPFNEFNGTIDSVDYEKNLLKVEVLIFGRTTPVELEFSQVAKT, encoded by the coding sequence ATGTCTAAGAGATGGTATGTACTCCATGCAAGAAGTGGCTATGAAGCAAAAGTAAAAGTTGCAATTGAAGAGTCAATTGAGAGAGAGAATTTAACAGACTTACTGAGTGATGTTATGATTCCGACTGAGCAAGTGGTAGAGCTTAAAGATGGCCAGAAGAAAACCGCAGAGCGTAAGTTTTTTCCAGGTTATATGTTGATTCACATGGAACTGACTGAGCAAAGTTGGTTAGCAGTAAAAAACACCACGAATGTGATTGGTTTTATTGGAGGATCTTCAGGTAAGCCATCGCCAATTACTCAGCGTGAAGTTGATAAGATTATGGCACGCGTTCAGGAAGGTGCAGACAAGCCTAAACCTAAGGTTGCTTATCAACCGGGTGAAGAAATTTTGGTTATTGACGGTCCTTTTAATGAATTCAATGGCACGATTGATTCAGTTGATTACGAAAAGAATTTACTAAAAGTAGAGGTGTTGATTTTTGGACGCACTACCCCGGTAGAGTTAGAGTTTTCGCAGGTAGCGAAGACTTAA
- a CDS encoding malic enzyme-like NAD(P)-binding protein, protein MSSELHQAALDYHQGNRPGKLTVSSHKPLETREDLSLAYTPGVAAPVREIAKDASKVDLYTAKANLVAVISDGSAVLGLGNVGPLASKPVMEGKAVLFKKFADIDVFDIEVDTQDVEEFVQTVKNIAPTFGGINLEDISAPRCFEIERRLIAALDIPVFHDDQHGTAIIVAAGLLNALEIQGKDIASAKLVCLGAGSAGIATLNLLCELGLNKNNVLLVDSKGVVATHRPNLSEVKLQYATQSDKKTLADAMKDADIFLGVAAANLVSKAMVKSMADKPIVFALSNPDPEISPTDAHSVRDDLIMATGRSDYPNQVNNVLGFPFIFRGALDAKAKEINIEMKIAAVHALKDLAKLEVPAEVLQAYNADTMSFGKEYIIPKPFDKRLIDVVPKAVFDAAISSGVANIMP, encoded by the coding sequence ATGAGTTCAGAATTACACCAAGCAGCACTTGACTATCACCAAGGCAATCGACCAGGAAAGTTGACTGTTTCTTCACACAAACCTTTGGAAACTCGTGAAGATTTATCGCTGGCTTATACACCGGGTGTGGCAGCACCTGTTAGAGAGATTGCAAAAGATGCCAGTAAGGTAGATTTATACACTGCAAAAGCCAATTTAGTGGCAGTGATTAGTGATGGTTCAGCAGTATTGGGATTGGGTAATGTTGGGCCTTTAGCGTCAAAACCAGTGATGGAGGGCAAAGCAGTTTTGTTTAAAAAATTTGCTGATATTGATGTATTTGACATTGAAGTTGACACCCAAGATGTTGAGGAATTTGTGCAAACAGTGAAAAATATTGCCCCTACTTTTGGCGGTATTAATTTAGAGGATATTTCTGCCCCCCGTTGTTTTGAAATTGAACGGCGTTTGATTGCAGCGTTAGATATTCCCGTTTTCCATGATGATCAACACGGCACCGCTATTATTGTTGCAGCAGGCTTATTGAATGCACTTGAGATTCAAGGTAAAGACATTGCTAGCGCAAAGTTGGTGTGTTTAGGAGCAGGGTCAGCGGGTATTGCCACACTAAATTTACTGTGCGAGTTGGGTTTAAACAAAAATAATGTTTTATTGGTAGACAGCAAAGGTGTGGTTGCCACACATAGGCCTAATTTAAGCGAAGTGAAATTACAATATGCCACGCAAAGCGACAAAAAAACTTTGGCAGATGCCATGAAAGATGCGGACATTTTTCTAGGAGTTGCGGCGGCTAACTTGGTTTCTAAAGCCATGGTTAAATCAATGGCAGACAAACCAATTGTGTTTGCTTTGTCAAATCCAGACCCAGAAATTTCACCCACAGATGCCCACTCAGTGCGTGATGATTTAATTATGGCAACAGGGCGTAGTGACTACCCTAATCAGGTGAATAATGTTTTAGGGTTCCCCTTTATTTTCAGAGGCGCTTTAGACGCTAAAGCCAAAGAAATTAATATTGAAATGAAAATTGCTGCCGTGCATGCGCTCAAAGATTTGGCAAAACTTGAAGTGCCAGCCGAAGTTCTCCAAGCTTATAATGCTGATACCATGAGTTTTGGTAAAGAATATATCATACCCAAACCGTTTGACAAAAGATTGATTGATGTGGTGCCAAAAGCAGTATTTGATGCTGCTATCTCAAGTGGTGTTGCAAATATAATGCCCTAA
- the rsmH gene encoding 16S rRNA (cytosine(1402)-N(4))-methyltransferase RsmH, with protein MTSHHHQSVMFDESITGLAIKDNGIYIDATFGRGGHTQGILNKLGNEGKVMAFDQDITAIDYAKAHFKDGRLEVIHSAFSNMYHLLNERNLLGKVDGILMDLGVSSPQLDNAQRGFSFNADGPLDMRMNQTSGISAAEWLATASETEIADVIYKFGEERKSRHIATAIKRFQENAPLETTLQLANIVASVVRTKKNKHPATRTFQAIRIFINQELQQLSDTLEQTLNLLAPMGRLSIISFHSIEDRIVKQFIQKYSQQKQLPKGLPIMQGENEQMPLKNLGKFFASTAEIDNSRRSRSAILRIAQRTTKVC; from the coding sequence ATGACCAGTCACCATCACCAATCTGTGATGTTTGATGAGTCTATCACGGGTTTGGCAATCAAAGATAACGGCATTTATATAGATGCAACTTTTGGGCGAGGTGGACACACACAAGGTATTCTAAACAAATTAGGTAACGAAGGCAAAGTGATGGCCTTTGACCAAGATATTACGGCTATTGATTATGCAAAAGCGCATTTTAAGGATGGGCGATTAGAGGTTATTCACAGTGCTTTCTCTAATATGTATCACTTGTTAAATGAGCGTAATTTATTGGGGAAAGTTGACGGTATTTTGATGGATCTTGGCGTTTCATCTCCGCAACTTGATAATGCCCAGCGTGGTTTTAGTTTTAATGCAGATGGTCCATTAGATATGCGTATGAACCAAACCAGTGGCATTAGTGCAGCTGAGTGGCTTGCTACTGCCAGTGAAACTGAGATTGCCGATGTCATTTATAAATTTGGCGAAGAGCGAAAAAGTCGACACATTGCCACTGCGATTAAAAGATTTCAAGAAAATGCCCCTTTAGAAACGACTTTACAACTGGCAAATATTGTTGCAAGTGTGGTTAGAACAAAAAAGAACAAGCACCCTGCTACGCGCACTTTTCAAGCCATTCGTATTTTTATCAATCAAGAACTTCAGCAACTATCAGACACCCTAGAACAAACGCTCAACTTACTGGCACCAATGGGTCGCTTGTCAATCATTAGTTTTCATTCTATTGAAGACCGCATTGTTAAGCAATTTATTCAAAAATATTCACAGCAAAAACAATTGCCCAAGGGGTTGCCGATTATGCAGGGCGAGAATGAGCAAATGCCCTTAAAAAACTTAGGGAAATTTTTTGCCAGCACGGCAGAAATAGACAATAGTAGGCGCTCCAGAAGTGCCATATT
- the rplJ gene encoding 50S ribosomal protein L10, translating to MALNLEAKKVVVKQVNALAKSSIAVGVAEYRGLTVAQMTNLRASAMDASVSLRVVKNSLAKRALEDTTCECVMPVLSGPVILGFSQEDPGAVARVFNDFVKENEDLVVKGLGVSGDFVEANELKRIADLPTKDQAISIVMALMLAPVEKLARGLNDVPSQITRVVSAIAQQKQ from the coding sequence ATGGCTCTAAATCTTGAAGCAAAAAAAGTTGTTGTCAAACAAGTAAATGCACTCGCTAAGAGTAGTATTGCTGTTGGCGTAGCTGAATATCGCGGATTAACAGTTGCGCAAATGACCAACCTTCGCGCTAGTGCAATGGATGCCAGTGTTTCTTTACGCGTTGTAAAGAATTCATTGGCAAAAAGAGCGTTAGAGGATACCACATGTGAATGTGTGATGCCTGTGCTTAGTGGGCCGGTAATTCTTGGTTTTTCACAAGAAGACCCCGGTGCAGTAGCACGCGTATTTAATGATTTCGTTAAAGAAAATGAAGATTTGGTGGTTAAAGGTCTGGGCGTTTCAGGTGATTTTGTGGAAGCAAATGAACTTAAGCGAATTGCAGATTTGCCAACTAAAGATCAAGCGATTAGTATAGTTATGGCGTTAATGTTGGCACCAGTTGAGAAGTTAGCAAGGGGTTTAAATGATGTCCCTAGTCAAATAACTCGAGTGGTTTCAGCAATAGCACAACAAAAACAATAA
- the rplL gene encoding 50S ribosomal protein L7/L12 produces the protein MAKLTNEDILNAVADMSVMDVVELVSAMEEKFGVSAAAAAAPVAVAADAGAAVEEKDEFDVMLTSFGEKKVAVIKAVRSITGLGLKEAKDMVESAPAAVKEGASKAESEDIKKQLEEAGASVELK, from the coding sequence ATGGCTAAATTAACCAATGAAGATATTTTAAATGCAGTTGCTGACATGTCAGTAATGGATGTTGTTGAATTGGTTTCAGCAATGGAAGAAAAATTTGGTGTATCAGCAGCGGCAGCAGCAGCACCAGTAGCAGTAGCAGCAGACGCTGGTGCAGCAGTAGAAGAAAAAGACGAGTTTGATGTAATGTTGACAAGTTTTGGTGAAAAGAAAGTTGCTGTTATTAAAGCGGTTCGCTCTATTACTGGTCTTGGTCTTAAAGAGGCTAAAGATATGGTTGAATCAGCACCTGCTGCAGTTAAAGAAGGCGCATCTAAAGCTGAATCTGAAGACATTAAGAAGCAACTTGAAGAAGCTGGCGCTAGCGTAGAGCTTAAGTAA
- the rplK gene encoding 50S ribosomal protein L11 has product MAKKIESYIKLQIPAQEANPSPPVGPALGQHGVNIMDFCKAFNASTQDIDKGMKVPVVITVYSDRSFTFITKTPPAALLILKVTGIKKGSGVPHLDKVGKITRAQLEEVATIKMKDLNANDIDAAVSIIAGTARSMGIEVEG; this is encoded by the coding sequence ATGGCTAAAAAAATTGAATCATATATTAAGCTGCAGATTCCAGCACAAGAAGCAAATCCTTCACCACCAGTAGGTCCAGCATTGGGTCAACATGGTGTGAATATTATGGATTTTTGTAAGGCGTTTAACGCTTCAACACAAGATATTGACAAAGGTATGAAAGTGCCAGTGGTTATTACGGTTTATAGTGACCGTAGTTTCACATTTATTACCAAAACACCGCCAGCAGCATTGTTAATTTTAAAAGTTACAGGCATCAAAAAAGGCAGTGGCGTACCACACCTTGATAAAGTGGGCAAAATTACTCGTGCGCAATTAGAAGAAGTTGCCACGATTAAAATGAAAGATTTGAATGCCAATGATATAGATGCAGCAGTAAGTATTATCGCTGGTACCGCCCGTTCGATGGGTATTGAAGTGGAGGGTTAA
- the secE gene encoding preprotein translocase subunit SecE yields MKTESSIGSIISILIVIGSLVFFYLDPLALNTTLYKVLVLLAGLVVAGFVFLKSPQGIRLTVFSKETKIELRKVVWPTKDETLKTTGMIMVAVVIVAIFLWIVDAFFTWAVQLLTN; encoded by the coding sequence GTGAAAACAGAGTCATCAATAGGATCGATAATATCAATTCTTATTGTTATAGGCTCGCTTGTGTTTTTCTATTTAGATCCACTGGCATTAAATACAACGCTTTACAAGGTGTTGGTTTTGTTAGCGGGTTTAGTAGTAGCAGGGTTTGTTTTTTTAAAATCACCGCAGGGCATTCGTCTAACAGTATTTTCGAAAGAAACGAAGATCGAATTGCGAAAAGTTGTTTGGCCGACAAAAGATGAAACGCTTAAAACGACTGGTATGATTATGGTGGCAGTGGTTATTGTCGCTATTTTCTTATGGATTGTTGATGCGTTTTTTACTTGGGCTGTTCAGTTATTAACAAATTAA
- the tuf gene encoding elongation factor Tu: MSKEKFERTKPHVNVGTIGHVDHGKTTLTAAITKVMAEINGGEFNDYADIDNAPEERERGITISTAHVEYESEARHYAHVDCPGHADYVKNMITGAAQMDGAIIVIAATDGPMAQTREHILLSKQVGVPYILVYMNKADMVDDEELVELVEMEIRELLTEYDFPGDDTPVIFGSALKALEGDTSDIGVPSIVKLVEALDSYIPTPKRDTDKPFIMPIEDVFSISGRGTVVTGRIEAGIVNVNDEIEIVGIRDTQTTTCTGVEMFRKLLDSGEAGDNVGVLLRGTKREDVERGQVLAKPGSIKPHSKFEAEVYILSKDEGGRHTPFFNNYRPQFYFRTTDVTGACQLPKDVEMVMPGDNVKMEVELLSPIAMEEGLRFAIREGGRTVGAGVVAKVTD; this comes from the coding sequence ATGTCAAAAGAAAAATTCGAAAGAACCAAACCCCATGTTAATGTAGGCACTATTGGTCATGTTGACCATGGTAAAACCACCCTAACAGCAGCCATCACTAAAGTTATGGCAGAAATCAATGGCGGTGAATTTAACGACTATGCAGATATTGATAATGCCCCTGAAGAAAGAGAGCGTGGTATTACCATTTCAACAGCGCATGTAGAATATGAATCAGAAGCTCGTCATTATGCCCATGTTGACTGCCCCGGACACGCCGACTATGTCAAGAATATGATTACCGGTGCCGCCCAAATGGATGGTGCTATTATCGTTATTGCAGCAACAGACGGCCCTATGGCACAAACTCGTGAGCATATCCTTTTGTCTAAGCAAGTAGGTGTTCCGTATATTCTTGTTTATATGAACAAAGCCGATATGGTTGATGACGAAGAATTGGTAGAATTGGTAGAAATGGAAATTCGTGAACTGTTGACCGAATATGATTTCCCAGGTGATGACACCCCCGTTATTTTTGGCTCTGCACTAAAAGCATTAGAAGGCGACACTTCAGACATTGGCGTTCCTTCTATCGTTAAATTGGTTGAAGCATTAGATTCATACATTCCAACACCTAAGCGTGATACAGACAAACCATTTATTATGCCAATTGAGGATGTATTCTCAATCTCTGGTCGTGGTACCGTGGTTACAGGTCGTATTGAAGCAGGTATTGTTAATGTTAATGATGAAATTGAAATCGTTGGTATTAGAGACACACAAACAACAACTTGTACAGGTGTTGAGATGTTCCGTAAATTACTAGATTCTGGTGAAGCAGGTGATAATGTTGGCGTTCTACTTCGTGGTACTAAACGCGAAGATGTAGAGCGTGGTCAAGTATTGGCCAAGCCAGGTTCAATCAAGCCGCATTCAAAGTTTGAAGCAGAAGTTTATATTTTAAGCAAAGATGAAGGCGGACGACACACACCATTCTTCAATAACTACCGTCCACAATTTTATTTCAGAACAACTGATGTTACTGGCGCTTGCCAATTACCAAAAGATGTAGAAATGGTTATGCCGGGTGACAATGTGAAGATGGAAGTAGAGTTATTATCACCAATCGCTATGGAAGAAGGCTTAAGATTTGCCATCAGAGAAGGCGGGCGTACCGTTGGTGCAGGTGTTGTTGCTAAGGTGACAGATTAG
- the mraZ gene encoding division/cell wall cluster transcriptional repressor MraZ produces MFRGVHNLTVDVKGRLKIPTRHQGQIDEICAGKMVLSIHPDDPCLLLYPLKEWQVLEKKISALPALNIHTKRLKRKLIGHATDCELDGVSRLLIPATLREYANFSKKIIMSGQGHNFELWDEDAWHKQLDSLDALSKQESVPEAVSQLSL; encoded by the coding sequence ATGTTTCGTGGGGTTCACAATTTAACGGTTGATGTCAAAGGAAGGCTGAAAATTCCAACACGCCATCAAGGGCAAATTGATGAAATTTGTGCAGGGAAGATGGTGCTGAGTATTCATCCAGACGACCCTTGTTTGCTACTTTATCCTTTGAAAGAGTGGCAGGTGCTTGAAAAGAAAATTAGTGCTTTACCTGCGCTGAATATTCACACAAAACGCTTAAAGCGTAAACTTATTGGCCATGCGACTGATTGTGAATTGGACGGTGTATCACGATTGCTTATCCCTGCAACGCTGAGGGAATACGCTAATTTTAGTAAAAAAATCATTATGAGTGGACAAGGGCATAATTTTGAGCTTTGGGATGAGGATGCGTGGCATAAGCAGCTTGATAGTCTTGATGCACTTAGCAAGCAAGAAAGTGTTCCAGAGGCGGTTAGTCAACTATCATTATGA